The following coding sequences are from one Diadema setosum chromosome 9, eeDiaSeto1, whole genome shotgun sequence window:
- the LOC140232972 gene encoding p53 and DNA damage-regulated protein 1-like isoform X2: MKDPEGSFGRISTKDKQVVDLDRKRNQSREAVRALRRQSDTQQSSKSHSENKTWICFGNTFVKLPSKNVQTMLTEDQKRLDGEINNLREGLKPKVAKLRDMEGKAEKKGFDLKAMSREEMTALHHPGIALK, from the exons ATGAAGGACCCTGAGGGTTCTTTTGGGAGAATCTCAACCAAGGATAAACAG GTTGTGGACTTGGATCGGAAGAGGAATCAAAGCAGAGAGGCGGTGCGGGCCTTAAGGAGGCAGTCCGACACCCAGCAATCATCCAAATCTCACAGTG AAAATAAGACATGGATCTGCTTTGGGAATACCTTTGTAAAGTTGCCATCCAAGAATGTACAAACCATGCTGACAGAAG ATCAGAAGAGACTTGACGGGGAAATCAATAATCTGAGGGAAGGGCTGAAACCAAAAGTTGCCAAACTACGAGACATGGAAG GGAAAGCAGAGAAGAAGGGCTTTGACCTCAAGGCCATGTCCAGGGAGGAGATGACCGCTCTGCATCATCCAGGCATAGCACTCAAGTAG